Proteins from a genomic interval of Miscanthus floridulus cultivar M001 unplaced genomic scaffold, ASM1932011v1 os_1810_2, whole genome shotgun sequence:
- the LOC136534323 gene encoding uncharacterized protein At3g52155, chloroplastic-like isoform X3, translated as MRAPAPAPPLPALLSRCSSPPSSAPPRRLLSSPRTPAACRPPPAVARSVSVSVDAPAAAAEPAVLGAPSATPRRRLILLRHGESTARGRSTRDHDRPLSKAGRADAISVSNKLQQMGWIPELILCSDAMRTKETLKILQEHVQGLSEAVVHFIPSFYSIAAMDGQTAEHLQKAICEYSSDEILTVMCMGHNKGWEEAASMFSGDSVVLETCNAALLEAAGKSWVEAFSLAGLGGWKLHGIVKP; from the exons ATGagagctccagctccagctcctcctcttcccgcGCTGCTCTCCCGCTGCTCCTCGCCGCCCTCCTCGGCCCCGCCGCGCCGCCTGCTCTCCTCGCCCCGCACGCCGGCCGCCTGCCGCCCGCCTCCGGCCGTCGCGCGCTCTGTCTCCGTCTCCGTCGATGCGCCGGCGGCCGCCGCGGAGCCGGCTGTCTTGGGCGCGCCCTCCGCGACGCCGCGCCgtcgcctcatcctcctccgccacGGGGAGAGCACTGCCCGAGGCCGCTCCACCAGAG ATCATGACAGACCTCTAAGCAAGGCTGGGAGAGCTGACGCAATCAGCGTTTCTAATAAACTCCAACAAATGGGATGGATACCGGAGCTTATCCTCTGCAG TGATGCAATGCGTACAAAGGAAACTCTTAAGATCCTGCAAGAGCATGTCCAAGGATTGTCTGAAGCAgtagtgcacttcatcccaagttTCTACTCAATTGCGGCAATGGACGGCCAAACTGCAGAGCATTTGCAAAAGGCGATTTGTGAATATTCGAGTGATGAGATCTTAACTGTGAT GTGCATGGGGCATAATAAAGGATGGGAAGAAGCCGCCTCTATGTTTTCTGGTGATTCAGTAGTGCTTGAGACATGTAACGCTGCGTTGCTAGAAGCTGCAGGCAAATCATGGGTTGAG GCATTTTCTCTGGCTGGTCTGGGTGGATGGAAGCTTCATGGGATCGTAAAGCCATGA